CTCTTGAAGCTGGTTTGATATCTCCTCCAGAAGTTTCAATGGATCCTTTTCCCTGTCTCCATTCTCTGTATTGAGAGTCAGATTCTCTTTTTCCTCTTGGACTATCCGTAGCCTTTCTCTGAGCCATTCAATCTCAATgtcaattttcaacttttcattATTGACTGCAGATAGGGactctctctcaaattcagaaAGCAAGCTTTTGCATTGTGAGTGACTCAACACTGGGAGCTCACCAGCCCTATCCAAACTACCTTCATGAATGTTAGGCTCAGGGTCTGCCATGCTTATGATTGGATGATCACTCGGTGGCTCACTGCTCCAGACTCCCAATGTTCCCAGAGTGACAGCACAATCTCTGGGTTCATCAACAGCATTGCTAATCGATGATCCACTTTCTTTTCCACTCtgttctttccaagttccattTTTATCATCAATGACATGGACATCATATACAGCTGGTTCTGTATCAAGCATGGAACCATGGTGATTGCTGCTTGCTTGATCCATATTTTCCTCATCTTTCTCCAGCTTTTCACTGTCACAAGAAAATTTCATCTCAATGCCACAACAAATTTGGGCTGGCTCACTTGTTATTCGTTGGCATACTATGCTATTATCCATTTCTTTCCCCGCTAAATTAACATTTCTCTCAAGAAAGCCATATCCATGATTTTGACATTGTTTCTCAACTATAGGAGCCTCATAATTTGAAGgcgaatttgaaaaaattctcactTTCTTACCAGTTGACATATTATTCTCAATTTGCAATCTCAATTGTTCCTCATCATCCAAATCTTGGGAAGATGAAGGCCATTGTCCCCAACTATTAAGTTTATCATTTAAGTCGCCTTTTGGTAGCTCATGTTCTAAAAGCCTCATCTGCCTGTATTCTTCAATTTCCTTCTCCAGAAAATGATTCTCCTTCTCCCTCCTGACAAGGATCTCTTTCAAAATATTCATCTCTTCTTCATCATAAGCAAATTTTTCTTCTATCATCCTTTGATACTGCCTTGCTTCCATCTCTACTGATGCTTTATCCTGTTGCAGGCGTAATATCATGGCTATAGTTTCATCTGCAGCACTTGCAGCAgctgctctctctttctccagtTCTAGGTAAATGGCAGCATGAgcagctttttcttcttcaagagCTAGTTCCAGCATTCTGCTAGCATTGGCTTCATTTCCAACAAATCCCATT
The Alnus glutinosa chromosome 14, dhAlnGlut1.1, whole genome shotgun sequence genome window above contains:
- the LOC133857688 gene encoding uncharacterized protein LOC133857688, whose amino-acid sequence is MVLQAVHSWNLGGLIGAFVDLALAYILLCVSGFAFFASKFLSFFGLHLPCPCSGVFGYKNSNLCLHSLLVDWPTEMIYSVQNSAMSKFPFDLIWFKDRACNSDKKSVRDGNCENGVLELENEASCSLFPSPRLQNLADRESGYDSRGKRVMNVKQRSGIQRRRRATLDNRKFSSVLPSDYSSRSVVAGNSIYDGSEMRGKTSESFPASGREDGFLGEINEPIGIDVGERSQHSFELSGSIGEGQGISSSVETYTINAAMGFVGNEANASRMLELALEEEKAAHAAIYLELEKERAAAASAADETIAMILRLQQDKASVEMEARQYQRMIEEKFAYDEEEMNILKEILVRREKENHFLEKEIEEYRQMRLLEHELPKGDLNDKLNSWGQWPSSSQDLDDEEQLRLQIENNMSTGKKVRIFSNSPSNYEAPIVEKQCQNHGYGFLERNVNLAGKEMDNSIVCQRITSEPAQICCGIEMKFSCDSEKLEKDEENMDQASSNHHGSMLDTEPAVYDVHVIDDKNGTWKEQSGKESGSSISNAVDEPRDCAVTLGTLGVWSSEPPSDHPIISMADPEPNIHEGSLDRAGELPVLSHSQCKSLLSEFERESLSAVNNEKLKIDIEIEWLRERLRIVQEEKENLTLNTENGDREKDPLKLLEEISNQLQEIQ